The Manis javanica isolate MJ-LG chromosome 4, MJ_LKY, whole genome shotgun sequence genome contains a region encoding:
- the SUMO2 gene encoding small ubiquitin-related modifier 2, producing the protein MADEKPKEGVKTENNDHINLKVAGQDGSVVQFKIKRHTPLSKLMKAYCERQGLSMRQIRFRFDGQPINETDTPAQLEMEDEDTIDVFQQQTGGVY; encoded by the exons ATGGCCGACGAAAAGCCCAAG GAAGGAGTCAAGACTGAGAACAACGATCATATTAATTTGAAGGTGGCGGGTCAGGATGGTTCTGTGGTGCAGTTTAAGATTAAGAGGCATACACCACTTAGTAAACTAATGAAAGCCTATTGTGAACGACAG GGTTTGTCAATGAGGCAGATCAGATTCCGATTTGACGGGCAGCCAATCAATGAAACAGACACACCTgcacag TTGGAAATGGAGGATGAAGATACAATTGATGTGTTCCAGCAGCAGACAGGAGGTGTCTACTAA